One segment of Segatella copri DNA contains the following:
- a CDS encoding serine O-acetyltransferase encodes MNPIVQTIILSASAVRILPHIALYLLHKKEIDADLLKVQDRKPTVLNLIKACTRERSFRNLFYYRMGEYRSVFISWLLPPERTMTIWCPHIGEGAHLEHSYATYLNAESIGDDFYCLQMVTLGNGKGGRPIIGNDVKIYTGATVFGGIHIGNHVTIGAGAVVFQDIPDGATVVGNPGRIVKQEDKKD; translated from the coding sequence ATGAATCCGATAGTACAAACCATCATATTGTCAGCTTCGGCGGTGCGCATATTGCCGCATATCGCTCTGTATCTGCTCCATAAGAAGGAGATAGATGCCGACCTGCTGAAGGTGCAGGACAGGAAGCCTACGGTGCTCAATCTGATTAAGGCATGCACCCGCGAAAGGAGTTTCCGCAATCTGTTTTATTACCGCATGGGCGAATACCGTTCGGTTTTCATCAGCTGGCTGTTGCCTCCCGAGCGTACGATGACCATCTGGTGTCCGCATATCGGGGAGGGTGCGCATCTGGAGCACAGCTATGCCACCTATCTCAACGCAGAAAGTATAGGTGATGACTTCTACTGTCTGCAGATGGTGACGCTGGGCAACGGCAAGGGCGGCAGACCTATCATCGGAAATGACGTGAAGATTTATACCGGCGCCACGGTCTTCGGCGGCATCCATATCGGCAATCACGTGACGATAGGCGCCGGTGCCGTGGTATTCCAGGATATTCCCGACGGGGCTACCGTGGTAGGGAATCCGGGGAGAATAGTAAAACAGGAAGATAAAAAAGATTAG
- a CDS encoding LicD family protein: MMENQTRQYSNEELRARFNPEGSQLWKHQQRMVELLLAFDAICKRHHIRYWLIGGTLIGAARHQGFIPWDDDMDVQMLREDYLKMIEILPRELDETMALQCRQTDENYFFQYAKLRDRRSVLDENNGYDRIFKERGIYIDIFPIDKHPKWLQRLSIQTIGHTYKILKRKDLKDEVIIGKVMRWVHLNERVIYPVMRGIARLTGGVYLDAFGVPFVVERHLEDIFPLTTLEFEGHQMPVPGNYDKVLTDQYGNYMQLPDLDKVNLHVGKLEFKS; this comes from the coding sequence ATGATGGAAAATCAGACAAGACAATATAGTAATGAGGAACTGAGAGCCCGGTTCAATCCTGAAGGTTCCCAGCTGTGGAAGCATCAGCAGAGGATGGTAGAGCTGCTGCTGGCTTTTGATGCCATCTGCAAGCGCCATCACATCCGTTACTGGCTGATAGGCGGTACGCTGATAGGTGCAGCCCGCCATCAGGGTTTTATTCCCTGGGATGATGATATGGATGTGCAGATGCTGCGGGAGGATTATCTGAAGATGATAGAGATTCTGCCCCGAGAACTGGATGAAACGATGGCGCTGCAATGCAGACAGACGGACGAAAACTACTTCTTCCAGTATGCCAAGTTGAGAGACCGCCGTTCGGTGCTGGATGAAAACAATGGCTATGACAGGATTTTCAAGGAGCGTGGCATCTATATAGATATCTTTCCTATCGACAAGCATCCCAAATGGCTGCAGCGGCTGTCGATACAGACCATCGGACACACCTATAAGATATTGAAGCGGAAGGACCTGAAGGATGAGGTGATTATCGGCAAGGTGATGCGCTGGGTGCATCTGAATGAACGGGTGATTTATCCGGTGATGAGGGGCATCGCCAGACTGACCGGTGGTGTCTATCTGGATGCTTTCGGCGTGCCTTTTGTCGTAGAGCGCCATCTGGAAGACATCTTCCCGCTGACTACCCTGGAGTTTGAGGGGCATCAGATGCCTGTGCCGGGCAACTACGACAAGGTGCTGACCGACCAATATGGCAACTATATGCAGTTGCCGGATCTGGACAAGGTGAATCTGCACGTCGGCAAGTTGGAGTTCAAATCATGA
- a CDS encoding sigma-54-dependent transcriptional regulator, giving the protein MKRILIVEDDLAFGTMIQTWLKKKGFDVERVTSVGAAIKAMGAGDAFHLVLSDLRLPDHDGLVLLQHIRKTDAHLPFIVMTSYAEVQNAVCAMKSGATDYVAKPFHPEILLEKIREAIQSAVSAVSAPQRAESAAMQDASQEEQQGATEVPRYIKGESEASKQLYEFVSLVAPTPMSVLILGASGTGKEYVARSIHEQSLRKDKPFYAIDCGAIPKEVAASEFFGYKKGAFTGAEQDKKGAFEIANGGTVFLDEMGNLNYEVQVQLLRALQERKIRPLGSTQEIDVDIRLICATNENLAQAVAEGKFREDLYHRINEFTIYMPALKDRGADIFLFANLFIKHANQELGKNVLGMDAKASEIIASYDWPGNLRELNNVMKRATLLTRGKYIGAQELEKTMAQTSTARPINMQLHSEQSEQESIAAALRATHGNKSKAAQLLAIDRKTLYNKMKKYGME; this is encoded by the coding sequence ATGAAGAGGATATTGATTGTAGAAGACGATTTGGCATTCGGAACCATGATACAGACTTGGCTCAAAAAGAAAGGATTCGATGTGGAAAGGGTAACATCTGTAGGCGCTGCTATCAAAGCGATGGGAGCCGGCGATGCATTCCATCTGGTTCTTTCCGACTTGCGCCTGCCCGACCATGACGGACTGGTATTGCTCCAGCATATCAGAAAGACCGATGCCCACCTGCCTTTTATCGTAATGACTAGCTATGCAGAGGTTCAGAATGCCGTATGTGCCATGAAATCGGGTGCTACCGATTACGTGGCTAAACCCTTCCATCCCGAAATCCTCTTAGAGAAAATCCGTGAGGCTATCCAGTCAGCTGTTTCTGCGGTTTCTGCCCCTCAGCGTGCGGAATCTGCCGCCATGCAGGATGCGTCCCAAGAAGAGCAGCAGGGCGCTACGGAGGTGCCTAGATATATAAAAGGTGAAAGCGAGGCTTCCAAACAGCTCTACGAGTTCGTTTCGCTCGTTGCCCCAACCCCGATGTCAGTGCTCATTCTCGGAGCCAGCGGCACCGGAAAGGAATATGTGGCGCGCAGCATCCACGAACAGAGTCTGCGCAAGGACAAGCCTTTCTATGCCATCGACTGCGGCGCCATCCCTAAGGAGGTGGCAGCATCTGAATTCTTCGGATATAAGAAGGGTGCCTTTACCGGAGCCGAACAGGATAAGAAGGGTGCCTTCGAGATAGCTAACGGTGGAACGGTTTTCCTCGATGAGATGGGAAACCTCAACTACGAAGTACAGGTGCAGCTCCTCAGAGCCTTGCAGGAGAGAAAAATTCGTCCGCTGGGCAGCACGCAGGAGATAGATGTGGATATCCGACTCATCTGTGCCACCAACGAGAATCTGGCGCAGGCGGTAGCCGAAGGCAAGTTCAGAGAGGACCTCTATCACCGCATCAACGAGTTTACCATCTACATGCCTGCCCTCAAGGACAGAGGTGCCGACATCTTCCTCTTTGCCAACCTCTTTATCAAGCATGCCAACCAGGAACTGGGCAAGAATGTGCTCGGAATGGATGCCAAAGCCTCAGAAATCATTGCCTCATACGACTGGCCGGGCAACCTGCGCGAACTGAACAATGTGATGAAGCGCGCCACCCTGCTCACCCGTGGCAAGTATATCGGTGCCCAGGAACTGGAGAAGACGATGGCACAAACCTCCACAGCCCGACCAATCAATATGCAGCTGCACAGCGAACAGTCGGAACAGGAAAGCATCGCCGCTGCCCTGAGAGCCACCCACGGCAACAAGAGCAAGGCAGCCCAACTGCTTGCCATCGACCGCAAGACACTCTACAACAAAATGAAGAAATACGGCATGGAGTAA
- a CDS encoding lipopolysaccharide biosynthesis protein, translating to MAETLKEKTAKGLFWGAMNNGAMQVIGLVFGIILGRLLSKEDYGMMAMINVFPLIAIALQNSGFASAIGNLKHPISNDYNSVFWFNIIVGGSLYVILFLCAPFIADFYHDDRLIALCRLAFVTILFSSLGTAQAAFLFKNMMVKQQAKASITAVLLSSSVGVLMAWNGFAYWSLATQGVVYVGLNTLLVWHYSTWRPSLKIDFTPVKTMFPFSFKIAATTIATKINDNVMNILLGRFYNNAITGSYNQAYQWNSKCYLLLQGMLNPVIQPTLVNLSDDKERQLMAFRKMVRFICFLSFPLLFGLGLVSNEFIIITLTEKWQSSAELLRMLCVGGSVMPLYTLFSNVVISKGKSGAYFWCTVSLSVTQIVLMLFLWPYGIRLMVSVYVALTIIWMFVWYALAYRYISYRPLDFLKDTCPFLLAALGVMSLTYLATMSITNLACLLLARVVMAAVLYFLVMKIARVAILDECIRFVLKKKIEEYDGKSDKTI from the coding sequence ATGGCAGAAACACTGAAGGAGAAAACAGCCAAGGGACTTTTCTGGGGGGCAATGAACAATGGAGCGATGCAGGTTATCGGACTGGTATTCGGCATCATCCTGGGACGATTGCTGTCGAAGGAAGACTACGGAATGATGGCGATGATCAATGTGTTCCCGCTGATAGCAATTGCGCTCCAGAACAGCGGATTCGCTTCTGCCATCGGTAACCTGAAGCATCCTATCTCCAATGATTACAACTCCGTGTTCTGGTTTAATATCATCGTGGGCGGTTCTCTTTATGTCATCCTTTTCCTCTGTGCCCCTTTCATTGCAGATTTCTATCATGATGACCGGCTTATCGCGTTGTGCAGGCTGGCTTTCGTCACGATTCTCTTTTCCAGTCTGGGTACGGCTCAGGCTGCATTCCTCTTCAAGAACATGATGGTGAAGCAGCAGGCGAAGGCGAGTATCACGGCGGTGCTGCTGTCGAGTAGCGTGGGTGTGCTGATGGCATGGAATGGCTTTGCCTATTGGTCGTTGGCAACCCAGGGCGTGGTCTATGTAGGACTGAATACCCTGCTGGTATGGCATTATTCCACCTGGCGACCTTCGCTGAAGATAGATTTCACGCCTGTGAAGACGATGTTTCCGTTCAGCTTCAAGATAGCTGCCACAACCATCGCCACCAAAATCAACGACAATGTGATGAATATCCTTTTGGGACGTTTCTACAACAATGCCATTACGGGTAGCTACAACCAGGCTTATCAGTGGAACTCGAAGTGTTATCTGCTGTTGCAGGGAATGCTGAATCCGGTCATCCAGCCAACGCTGGTGAATCTCTCTGACGACAAGGAGCGCCAGCTGATGGCTTTCAGGAAGATGGTGAGGTTTATCTGCTTCCTTTCCTTCCCCCTGCTGTTCGGACTGGGACTCGTTTCCAATGAGTTTATCATCATCACGCTGACCGAGAAATGGCAGTCGAGTGCAGAACTGCTGCGCATGCTGTGCGTGGGCGGTTCGGTGATGCCGCTATATACGCTGTTTTCCAACGTGGTGATCAGCAAGGGTAAATCCGGCGCCTATTTCTGGTGTACGGTATCGCTGAGCGTTACCCAGATTGTGCTGATGCTGTTTCTCTGGCCTTACGGCATCCGTCTGATGGTATCGGTCTACGTGGCGTTGACCATCATCTGGATGTTTGTATGGTATGCGCTGGCTTACCGCTATATCAGCTACCGTCCGCTCGACTTTCTGAAAGATACCTGTCCGTTCCTGCTGGCGGCTCTGGGCGTGATGAGTCTCACCTATCTGGCAACGATGAGCATTACCAATCTGGCATGTCTGCTCCTGGCAAGGGTCGTGATGGCAGCCGTATTGTATTTCTTGGTCATGAAGATAGCCCGGGTTGCGATATTGGACGAGTGTATCCGTTTTGTATTAAAGAAAAAAATAGAAGAATATGATGGAAAATCAGACAAGACAATATAG